A genomic window from Equus caballus isolate H_3958 breed thoroughbred chromosome 5, TB-T2T, whole genome shotgun sequence includes:
- the LMO4 gene encoding LIM domain transcription factor LMO4: MVNPGSSSQPPPVTAGSLSWKRCAGCGGKIADRFLLYAMDSYWHSRCLKCSCCQAQLGDIGTSCYTKSGMILCRNDYIRLFGNSGACSACGQSIPASELVMRAQGNVYHLKCFTCSTCRNRLVPGDRFHYINGSLFCEHDRPTALINGHLNSLQSNPLLPDQKVC; the protein is encoded by the exons ATGGTGAATCCGGGCAGCAGCTCACAGCCGCCCCCGGTGACGGCCGGCTCCCTCTCCTGGAAGCGGTGCGCAGGCTGCGGGGGCAAGATTGCGGACCGCTTTCTGCTCTATGCCATGGACAGCTACTGGCACAGCCGGTGCCTCAAGTGCTCCTGCTGCCAGGCGCAGCTGGGCGACATCGGCACGTCCTGTTACACCAAGAGCGGCATGATCCTTTGCAGAAATGACTACATTAG GTTATTTGGGAACAGTGGTGCTTGTAGTGCTTGTGGACAGTCCATTCCTGCGAGCGAACTCGTCATGAGGGCCCAAGGCAACGTGTATCATCTTAAG TGTTTTACATGCTCTACCTGCCGGAATCGCCTGGTCCCGGGAGATCGGTTTCACTACATCAATGGCAGTTTATTTTGTGAACATGATAGACCTACAGCTCTCATCAATGGCCATTTGAATTCACTTCAGAGCAATCCACTACTGCCAGACCAGAAG GTCTGCTAA